The Desulfonatronum lacustre DSM 10312 region GCCGCCGATGCCCTTGAGCTGACTGACGATGTCCTCAACGCCCACTCCGGATCGTAGGGCCAGGGAAACCAAGCGGCCGATGGCCTCGGCCTTGGCCGTGATCGACCTTCCGGACTTGCCGATGGTGGTGAAGACCTCGAAAGGGCGGCCATCCACCTCGTTCACCGTGAGGTACAGAAACCCGTAGCCGGTCTTGACCTTCTGGGTGAAGCCGTAGACCACGTCCGGCCTATCCCGGACCACGCGTTGGGACTTTTCCGGCTCCTTGGGCTTGCCGCCGTCGCCGGTGCAAAGCACCTGGGTGCTTTTGCAGCCGTCCCGGTAGACCGTGACCCCCTTGCAGCCCATTTCATAAGCCATCCAGTAGATCTTCCAGATGTCCTCCTGGGTGGCCGCGTGGGGCAGATTCACGGTCTTGGACACCGCGTTGTCCGTGAACTTCTGAAATGCGGCCTGCATCTTCAGGTGCCAGATCGGCTCGATGTCGTGGGCCGTGACGAAGACCTTGCGGACATCCTCCGGCAGATAGTCGATATGGTGAATGGTTCCCTTGGCCGCAACTTCTTCCATCAGTTTGGGGCTGAAGCATTCGGCCTCGTGCAGGGCCTGCTCGAACCAGGGATTGGCCTCCAGGAGCCGTTCTCCGTCCATGACCTGGCGCACGAAACTCAGGGCGAAGAGCGGCTCCACCCCGGAGGAGCAACCGGCCAGGATGGACAGGGTGCCCGTGGGCGCGATGGTCGTGGTGGTGGCGTTGCGAAACGGCCCTTGATTGTGCTCGGCAAAGGTAGAGTCTTCGAAGCCCGGGAAGGGTCCGCGTTCCTCGGCCAGCTTCTTGGAAGCGCTCTGGGACTCGAACTGGACGAAGTGCATGATTTTTTCGGCCAAGTTTAAGGCTTCCTGGCTGTTGTAGGGAATGTGCAGCCGGTACAACAGATCGGCCCAGCCCATCACCCCAAGCCCGATTTTGCGGTTCATCCGGACGGTCTCGGTGATCTTCTCCAACGGATAGCGCGAGGCGTCGATGACGTTATCCAGGAAGCGGACGCAAAGATGAATGTCCCGCTTCAAATCGTCCCAAAGGATGTCGTCCTTGTCGGAATTCTGGACGTACCTGGAAAGATTGATGGAACCCAGGTTGCATGCCTCGTAGGGGAGCAACGGCTGCTCGCCGCAGGGATTCGTGCTCTCGATTTCGCCCTGTTTGGGCGTGGGGTTGTCGCGGTTGATGCGGTCCAGGAAGATGATCCCGGGGTCCCCGCTTTCCCAGGCCTTCTGGACCAGCAGGCCGAAGACTTCGCGGGCCTTGAGTCGGGCCTTGGCCTGTTTGGTGTGCGGTGCGACGAGGTCGTACTCCTCGTCCTTTTCCACGGCCTGCATGAACACCTCGGTCAGTCCGATGGATAGATTGAAGTTGTTCAGATCCCCGTCCCGCTCCTTGGCCCGGATGAAATCCAGAACGTCCGGATGGTCCACCCGGAGGATGCCCATGTTCGCGCCGCGACGGGTGCCGCCCTGTTTGACCTGCTCCGTGGCCGTGTTGAAGATCCGTAGAAAGGAGATCGGTCCGGAAGCGATGCCGCCGGTGGAGCCGACCCGGCTTTTCTGGGGCCGCAAGCGGGAAAAGGAAAAGCCCGTGCCCCCGCCGGATTTGTGGATCAGGGCCGCGTACTTGATGGCGTCGAAAATCTCCTCCATGGAGTCGCCCACCGGGAGCACGAAACAAGCTGCCAGTTGACCAAGGTCCGTGCCCGCGTTCATCAGGGTCGGGGAGTTGGGCAGGAAGCGGTACGTGGTCATCAGTTCGTAGAACCGGCGGGCCAGCTCGTCCACGGAATACGGGGAAGCCGGGTACTTGGCCTCTTCCGCGGCAATGGCCGAGGCCACGCGCCAATAGAGTTCCTGGGGGGTTTCCAGGATTTCCCCCTGGCCGCCCTTGCGCAGATAGCGCTTGTTCAAAACGACTTCGGCGTTGGGCGGCAGAACGGGTTGGGGAAGGTCGTCGGGAACCGTCGTCGGTTCCGATACAATACCGGCGGCAATGGAGGTTGACGTCACAAGCGGTCTCCTGATGCAAAAGCCTGATCACCGCTCTTCACGGCGATCAGGCGCGGGTTAAGATAAGGGAAGTCATGGAATAAGCCGGAGAGGAGACAACCTCTCCGAACAGCCGAGGCCGTGCCGTACAGGGTTACTGCATCACCCAGCGGTCCTGATCCACCTTGACGATGATCAGGGAGTCGGTGTCCAGGCCGTTGTGGTCTTCCTCGGACAGGGTGAAGATGCCGCTGACCCCGACGAACCCGGAGGTCCGGCGAATGGCGTCCCGGATGGCCGCCGGATCGTCCGGCCCGACCTCGCGCAGGGCTTTGGCGATGAGCATGATCGCGTCCCAGGCGTAACCGGAGTGGGTGTTGATCGGGTACTGGCGTTCAAAATCGTAAACGTCGCGATAGAGCCGGATGAATTCCGTGACCACGGCCTTCTGCGGGTCGTCGTCCGGAAGTTGGTCAGCGGCCATCAGCTTGGTGGAGGGCATGTAGGTGCCATCGGCCGCGTCGCCGGCCAGTTCCAGGTACTTTGGGTCCGGAATCCCGTGGCAATGCATCAGGGGAACGGTCAGGCCCAGCTGCTGGACGTTCTTGCTGACCAGAGCCGCAGCCGGGCCGATGGTCCAGCAGATGATGAACTCTGGGTTCGTGGCCCGAATTTTGACCAACTGGGTGGTCATGTCCGTGTCCGTTGGGGCGAATTGCTCGTTGGCCGTGATGGTGATCCCGAACTCCTCGGCCAGGCTGGTCAGCCAAGTCAGCCCGTCGCGGCCGAAGCCGTCGCTGGCCGTAAGCAGGCCGACCCGGGTCACCCCTTGGCTTTGCAGGTATTTGTAAACCCGGCTCACGGCCACGGAGGAGCGTTGCGGGCTTTTGAAGATCCAGTCGAAGTCTCCGAAACGGCCGCCCATGATCACCGGGTCTCCGCCCACGGTCATTACGGTGGGCATTTGGCGCTGATGCAGGTAGGCCTTGACCGCCATGCCGGTGTCCGTGCGGGTCGGTCCGACCAGGGCCGTGACCCGCTCCCGCTCCACCAGTCGGCGGGCGGCCAGCAGGGCCTTCTGGGGATCGCTCTCCGTATCCGCGACGACCAGCTCCAGAGGGCGACCGTTGATGCCCCCGGCCTGGTTGATCTGGTCCACGGCCATTTCCGCCACCAGCTTGGTGGGGGTTCCGATGAACGCTGCCGGTCCGGAGAGGGCGAAGAACGCGCCGATCTTGATGGGCTGTCCGGCTGGAGCAAGACCGGAAACGCAGAGCAGGGCCAAGGTCGCTACAAAAGCAATCACTTGTTTTTTCATGGAAAAACCTCCATTTAGGGCATGAATGACAAACCAGAATTATCTAATTGATCGTTTTGGGAAAGTACACCTTCAAAAGAGGCGATTCAGCGGGAAACGGTCCAATGCCGATTACTGGAAAAAATGATCAAAACCTTGAGATTCCATTTGTTTTCCATTCAAATGGATTCCTGGTTTCTCCGTCACGTCCCCCAAACGCCGCACGGCGGGATTTTTTTCTCGCAGCATGTCCCAATCCCGTGCAGCGGCCACGCCCAATAACGCATAATCCTCTCCCCCCAGCACGGCCCATTCAGCCGCATCCACTCCGTTTTTCCGGGTAAACAACAGCAATTCAGGGTGCAGCGCCTCCGGTGACAGGGTCAGGGCGCACCCCAGGTTCGACCCAAGAAAGCGCGGCAAATCCCTGGCCAGGCCGTCGGAGACGTCCATCATGCCACGCACTTCGGGCGTCCGGCTCAACGCCGTGGCCGTCGAGACATGCATGACGGGTCGCAAATGAGCCTGGACCGCGACGGGGTACTCCGCCGGAGTCGAGCCGTTCTTGGACGTCTTTGGAATCACGCCGCCTTCGAGAAGGACCAAGCCCAGCCTGGCCAGGCCTATTTCGCCCACCAGGAAAAGCACGTCTCCGGGCCGGGCCTGAACCCGGCGCAG contains the following coding sequences:
- a CDS encoding vitamin B12-dependent ribonucleotide reductase → MTSTSIAAGIVSEPTTVPDDLPQPVLPPNAEVVLNKRYLRKGGQGEILETPQELYWRVASAIAAEEAKYPASPYSVDELARRFYELMTTYRFLPNSPTLMNAGTDLGQLAACFVLPVGDSMEEIFDAIKYAALIHKSGGGTGFSFSRLRPQKSRVGSTGGIASGPISFLRIFNTATEQVKQGGTRRGANMGILRVDHPDVLDFIRAKERDGDLNNFNLSIGLTEVFMQAVEKDEEYDLVAPHTKQAKARLKAREVFGLLVQKAWESGDPGIIFLDRINRDNPTPKQGEIESTNPCGEQPLLPYEACNLGSINLSRYVQNSDKDDILWDDLKRDIHLCVRFLDNVIDASRYPLEKITETVRMNRKIGLGVMGWADLLYRLHIPYNSQEALNLAEKIMHFVQFESQSASKKLAEERGPFPGFEDSTFAEHNQGPFRNATTTTIAPTGTLSILAGCSSGVEPLFALSFVRQVMDGERLLEANPWFEQALHEAECFSPKLMEEVAAKGTIHHIDYLPEDVRKVFVTAHDIEPIWHLKMQAAFQKFTDNAVSKTVNLPHAATQEDIWKIYWMAYEMGCKGVTVYRDGCKSTQVLCTGDGGKPKEPEKSQRVVRDRPDVVYGFTQKVKTGYGFLYLTVNEVDGRPFEVFTTIGKSGRSITAKAEAIGRLVSLALRSGVGVEDIVSQLKGIGGEHPVFQKKDMLLSIPDAVSWVLESRYLQGRKAEMSNQLVKPECPDCGKELIFQEGCFVCQGCGYTKCG
- a CDS encoding ABC transporter substrate-binding protein encodes the protein MKKQVIAFVATLALLCVSGLAPAGQPIKIGAFFALSGPAAFIGTPTKLVAEMAVDQINQAGGINGRPLELVVADTESDPQKALLAARRLVERERVTALVGPTRTDTGMAVKAYLHQRQMPTVMTVGGDPVIMGGRFGDFDWIFKSPQRSSVAVSRVYKYLQSQGVTRVGLLTASDGFGRDGLTWLTSLAEEFGITITANEQFAPTDTDMTTQLVKIRATNPEFIICWTIGPAAALVSKNVQQLGLTVPLMHCHGIPDPKYLELAGDAADGTYMPSTKLMAADQLPDDDPQKAVVTEFIRLYRDVYDFERQYPINTHSGYAWDAIMLIAKALREVGPDDPAAIRDAIRRTSGFVGVSGIFTLSEEDHNGLDTDSLIIVKVDQDRWVMQ
- the thiL gene encoding thiamine-phosphate kinase; the encoded protein is MLTAIPSDPPHPDGLRSEDAYLALIDRCFPSSHHRLLLGRGDDCAVIDCRESLCVSSDLFLEDAHFRMAYFAPEDIGYKALAVNISDIAAMGAKPLGFVLNLMAPKHLERGFWKAFFHGMAELAAEHDLYLAGGDLSVAPYLGVAVTIWGERPEGGRFLRRVQARPGDVLFLVGEIGLARLGLVLLEGGVIPKTSKNGSTPAEYPVAVQAHLRPVMHVSTATALSRTPEVRGMMDVSDGLARDLPRFLGSNLGCALTLSPEALHPELLLFTRKNGVDAAEWAVLGGEDYALLGVAAARDWDMLREKNPAVRRLGDVTEKPGIHLNGKQMESQGFDHFFQ